In Anaerobaca lacustris, one DNA window encodes the following:
- a CDS encoding bifunctional DNA primase/polymerase — MGQECTLLRCARYYADRLGWCIIPVPGDQKQARIKWGRYQKARPEPKQIQRWFGNGQALNMAVVLGPVSGGLTCRDFDVPGSYMAWTKTHPDLAGLLPTVRTGKGYHVYCHSDWDSIKHLGDGELRGGRGYCMLPPSVHPDGPAYEWIIRPTAENLVAVDPERAGFLANGEHVTENTEKSEQTEQTEAIVWGEYVEEAIRETLPREYGTRNRKVFEFARTLKSLPQFADADPRELREILKIWHSRARPNIRTREFSETWIDFLKAWPRVRYAKGKEPMMEAFRKAVEGEPPRIAVMKYPDSRTLQTFVSLCRQLQRAAGHQPFYLSCRTAGKLFNVSHMQANRWLFVLVADEILQEIEKGGTQKNPRNATRFRYIGD, encoded by the coding sequence ATGGGCCAGGAATGCACCCTTCTGCGATGTGCCCGCTACTATGCCGACAGGCTTGGCTGGTGCATTATCCCCGTCCCGGGCGACCAGAAGCAGGCCCGGATCAAGTGGGGCAGGTATCAGAAGGCCCGGCCGGAGCCCAAGCAAATACAGAGGTGGTTCGGCAATGGGCAGGCGCTGAATATGGCCGTGGTTCTGGGGCCGGTATCCGGCGGCCTGACCTGCCGGGATTTCGACGTTCCAGGGAGCTATATGGCTTGGACCAAGACCCATCCGGATCTCGCGGGATTGCTGCCGACCGTCAGGACGGGCAAGGGATATCACGTCTACTGCCACTCGGACTGGGACAGCATCAAGCACTTGGGCGACGGCGAACTCAGAGGCGGACGCGGCTACTGCATGCTTCCCCCGTCTGTGCATCCGGATGGGCCAGCTTACGAATGGATCATCCGTCCAACCGCTGAGAACCTTGTTGCCGTTGACCCTGAGCGCGCTGGCTTCCTGGCGAATGGTGAGCATGTTACAGAGAACACAGAGAAGTCAGAGCAGACGGAGCAAACCGAAGCAATAGTCTGGGGGGAGTATGTGGAAGAAGCCATCCGAGAGACGCTGCCCAGAGAGTACGGCACACGAAATCGAAAGGTCTTCGAGTTCGCCCGTACCCTCAAGTCATTGCCTCAGTTTGCAGACGCTGATCCGCGAGAACTGCGCGAGATTCTGAAAATCTGGCATTCGCGCGCACGGCCGAATATTCGAACGAGGGAATTCTCGGAAACGTGGATCGACTTTTTGAAGGCTTGGCCGCGAGTCAGGTATGCAAAAGGAAAGGAGCCGATGATGGAGGCATTCCGAAAAGCCGTTGAAGGTGAACCGCCCCGGATTGCGGTGATGAAGTACCCTGACAGCCGGACATTACAGACGTTTGTGTCTCTATGCCGGCAATTGCAGCGGGCGGCAGGGCACCAGCCGTTCTACCTTTCCTGCCGAACAGCTGGGAAGCTATTCAATGTCAGCCACATGCAAGCGAACCGCTGGCTCTTCGTTCTCGTCGCCGATGAGATTCTCCAGGAGATCGAGAAAGGCGGCACACAGAAGAACCCGCGTAACGCAACACGTTTCAGGTATATCGGTGATTGA
- a CDS encoding helix-turn-helix domain-containing protein, with the protein MFHERTEHIVEPILLNTRQTARLLNISERTVFALVKNGDIPFVKIGRCLRFSMSDLEAFVERASKKRM; encoded by the coding sequence ATGTTTCACGAACGAACTGAGCACATCGTAGAGCCGATCCTGTTGAACACCCGCCAGACGGCAAGACTGCTGAATATCAGCGAACGGACAGTGTTCGCTCTGGTAAAGAATGGAGATATTCCCTTCGTCAAGATCGGGCGCTGTCTACGCTTCAGCATGTCGGACCTGGAGGCGTTCGTCGAGCGCGCATCGAAAAAGAGAATGTGA
- a CDS encoding helix-turn-helix domain-containing protein: MILEGIRQAIADSGISRYQIAQETGVHQTVLWRIVHGGGCSLETANVLCEYLGLELKSRGRKRRKQ; encoded by the coding sequence ATGATCCTTGAAGGAATCCGACAAGCAATAGCGGACTCGGGCATAAGCCGCTACCAGATCGCCCAGGAAACCGGAGTGCATCAGACTGTCTTGTGGCGCATTGTGCATGGTGGCGGTTGCAGTCTCGAAACAGCAAACGTATTGTGCGAGTATCTTGGGCTGGAACTGAAATCCCGAGGCAGAAAGAGGAGAAAGCAATAA